The Capricornis sumatraensis isolate serow.1 chromosome 11, serow.2, whole genome shotgun sequence DNA segment CCTTTGCTTTGCTGTCTTCCTCTGGGAAGTAAAAACACTTAGAGAAAGAAAAGTGCGGGCTACAGAGCTTACCATACGTGGGGTCAtagttttagttttctgtttgttcctttcatttttcacagacATGTTGTACAAATAGAGAAACAATTTGTTTCTGTACAAATTGTTTAGAAACAATTTTTGGCTAAGAGGGCCAAGAATTAATGTTTGTTTGGTATAGGACTAATTTCCCTGTGCATTCTTGATATTGCTCATATGggaaatttagaagaaaattttgATGGGCAGATCAATATATGTTCACACATGGTCTATGACTGCAAAGACAAGTTGAAGACTGGGTGGCAATGCAGTTGCTTTTATTAGGGGAAAGAAATTCAGGACTTAGTTACCTGATGTGGAGTAAATCCACTCTCAAGTTATTTACAAAAATTATTCAGATttcattaactgaaaaaaaaatatttcttactcATTGCAATTTTACTTTGTAAATTAAAGTATAACAGAGAGTGATAGTTTAATCAATGGATCTAAATTTTCTGTTATTGAATATAAAGTGCAAATATCTATAAAATTCTGgaatttcagttttcctttttatctcaCTCTTTCATTCTATATCGAACTCTAAATCTCAAACCAATTTTATTCCCTTGGATTTAATGATGCAGTCATGAATGAAAACTATCGGCCAGCGGTGCTTACTTATCTTACAGGTGATAATAAGATTTTGGCAAATGCAATTTTACAGAGAACAAAACAACTTAAGTTAGTTCTAAAACGCTACCGTCATTTTTACTATCCTGAAATCCACAGTTCCTTCTAGGCAATAGCATAATGTTCAGTCTGCTTCTACGCTAACCACACAAAACCTTAATTATATATCTTCTTCCCTTTTAAACAAAATGATAGATTTTTTGTGTGGGTTTCTGATTAAACCGAACTACATGAATACACAGATTTTTATCTATgattaagaaaatttcaaaattaaattttcccCTCAAGTACttctaaattaaattataaatccatttaaaaaaaagaaaagaaaatgaacctTGTGGATATAATGTGTTTTAAGAGTCTTTTCCTGCTATTGTATCAAATTACTGGAACACTGAATTTCCTCGGCAAAAATACTCAAAATAACTCTGCTCACAGCAGGACTAGAGAATGGTTGGATCATTCCCCATGATTTCTGCTACCAAAAGGGGCAACCGAGAAATGTTTAGAAAGGAAATCTGAGTTAatcaaaagaatgaagaaattgcTTACAAAAATGTTTTACTGACCATCTAGTTATGTTTTAAGTGAACAAGAAAGGTACTACCTTCCCATCTTTAACCCTCCTGCCCATGGCTGCCGGGAGGGGAATCTCCCTAATAGGTTCACTTTTCTTATTGTTTCTCAACGTTGctacaaaaataaaaccattgcTTTTTCTGTCCTGTCCCTCATCTTTGCCTTTCTTGAGAGAAGTAAGtaaggctctgctgctgctgctgctaagtcgcttcagttgtgtctgactctgtgcgaccccatagaccgcagcccaccaggctcccccatccctgggattttccaagcaagaacactggagtgggttgccatttccttctccaatgcatgaaagtggaaagtgaagtcgctcagtcgggtccgactcttagcgaccccatggactgcagccccccaggctcctccgtccatgggattttccaggcaagaatattggagtggggtgccattgccttctagaaaACAGCTAAGATGGAAACTAGGATAGGGAAGAAGTATCTGGAAAGCAAGTAAAAGGAGCAGTATCATGCCATGTGAGTAAAAAGAGTAGTTTGGGGTCAGATCATTGACATCCAAGACCAAGAACAAGATAGAGGAGTTTTTGAGGAGAAGAGTGATTTGGCTAAATCTGTGAAAGATAAATCCTCCAGATGAGCTCTAAGAGAGCACAGAGGCAGGAAACTGCTAGGATGCTCCTCCTGCTGGTCTCTGGGTACTAGTCAAGTCCTGGCAGGAAACAGGTCGCAGTTGGGCCGGGAAATTTCAGATTAACAAAGGGAATATTACAACAATGTGGACATGGCTTAAGGAAATTCACAAAGAATAGGACCACAATGGTAAAAGCCTTAACCACTCCTAAGCCTGCAAAGCAATTAGAGGAGCTGGGAGAGGTGCCTGCATGTGGACAGATGCCTGATTGGAGCTATGGCCTTTCAGTTAGTAATCAGCCGACCCACACCAGTCTGCAGAGGGCTAGGGACAAGCAGGGTAGCGTGGCTGAGCAGTCTAAGGTACTGGGTTAAGGCTCCAGTCTCTTTGGGGGCGTGGGTTCAAATTCCATTGCTGCcagcttgtctgggaaattccatggacagaggagcctgtcaggctacataGTCCACGGGCTCTCAAAgattcggacaggactgagcatgcaaggGAGAAACACACCTTCATCCTTCTCTCTTCACTTCTGATCTGTcactgcctcctgctggttatgTGCAAAAGCCGGAGCAGAGAGCAAAGTGGAGAAAGTATCTGGAGAAATAGAAGAGCTCCAGTCTAGGGTAAGGTCGTGAGGATGAGAAAGGAATAACACAGAGACAAAGTTTAATAGGCTGactggattcattcattcatctgcttcTACTTTTTGGCCGTGGTGGGTCCTCATCgctgtgcttgggcttctccCACTGCAGAGAGTGAGGGCAGCTCTTCTTGCCAGTCCTCGAGCTTCTCACTagagtggcttctctcgttgcagagcacgggctccagttgcagctcacaggctctggagcttgggctcagtagctgcggcacacgggcttagttcctctaccgcacgtgggatcttccctgaccgaggatcaaatctgtgtcccttgcattgcaagacagattcttgaccactggaccaccagggaagcccaacagactGGCTGAATTTAGAGATGGGAAGAGAAAGGCCAAGGATGATATCATAGTTTCAAGCCTTACTAGACTAGAATAGATGATTACATTACTGAGCCTGGTTTTACTCATTGTTGCATTTGCAAAGCCCAGAAGAGTGTTTTGGCCATAAAAAAACCTTCTATAAACATTtgttggagggggaaaaaaaggtagtTGGATGGATGATGGAAGCACATTTTCAGGAAGATGATGGGTTATGTAGTCTTAGACATACTGAATTTAGAGTATGGTGGAAGGGCCCAGCAGGTGATCAGAGATTAGAGTCTAGAGCtctgagaaggaaagaggaaaagatgtGCCTCTAAGAATCATCTGCacagatttgggagaatggcattgaaacatgtatactatcatgtaagaaaaaaaaaaaaagaatcatctgCACAGCAGTAGCGGCTGACACAATGAGAGTGGATGAAATGGCACTGAGAGTAGgtatacagagaaaagaagaggggtCTGATGACCGAACTTGGGATCTAGCTGCATTATGGGACAAAGAAGCAAAGACAAAGTGGAAAACCAGTAAGAGGAAAAGACAGTATGTACAACCCTTCGCCATACTATTATAGCATAGTCACGTGTATCTGCTCATCCCTGGCAGGTGCTCTCTTTCTCAACACTGCATAGTCTTGCCCAGCGCAAACATGATCCAAATGCAAGCTGCCTCAATAAGATTAATATTTCTTAAAGCTCCAAATCCTGGTCTTACTAGTTTTGCTTACCTTGACTAGAACAGCCAACATTAAtccttttttaatttagaaactaGGCTTATTCTTTCACCTGTTATGTATCCAGTGCTAGGCTCAgcaaagtgaaagtaaaaatcaGTTTCCATTCatcaaggaaattaaaatttacttggattataaagaaacatAAAACAATTCAAGTTCAATGAAGAGTTGACCTATATGATTCAAACCAAATAGCATTTCATTCAGTGAGAATTCATACCATTCAACGTCTATCTACACctgctctttttttccctaactCAAAAGATTGACAAAAGAGCTCAATTCTACATAGCTGTACTTCTTGTTAAAGGCTTAATCATGCCATATTGTAAATTTCTCTtaacctttctttcttctccactgTTCCATAGAGTCTCAGTAATCTTTGCATCTAGTGCCTCAAACATGGTAGTCAttcaaatgtttgttaaatgaatgaatctaaGCCAAACCCAGAATAGTTATATCAGTGTCCTCAACACTCTCCTATGGCAAACCCCAAGAGCTTTAAGGTCCAAGGAGGTTGCCTAATAAGACCTATGACCTGGCCTCAGCCCCATGGGATGATTGGTATTAAGGTGTTGAGTGTCAAGGCAAACACTCAGAAAATCCCCAGCAAATcctaaaatgctttttaaaaagaggaagaaagaatattaGAGTCAAATTCCTGAGGCATAAATTGCAGTCAAGaaatgtttgctgagtgaatgaacagaGCAGAGCTGAGAAAAGTCAATCAGCTCAAGAAGAGCTCAAACTTAGGGAGCAAGTGTGACAGGTGTGTGTCTAAAGCCCTCTTTAGCAGACACTCAAGTGAATCTATTTCCTAATTGCTATAATGTCCATTTCTATGGGTTAATTCTACAGCTAACCCCTTCTTCACTACtcccagtgaagtgaaagtcactcagtcatgtccaactctttgcaactccatggactatacagtctgtggaattctttaggcaagaatactggagtgggttgctgttcccctctccaggggatcttgccaacccagggattgaactagggtCTGGGTTCACAcaacaggcagcttctttaccatctgagcctccggGGAAGCCATGAAAGTCaaaatgttagctgctcagttgaatccaattctttgagaccccatggactgtagcctgctgggcttctctgttcatagaattctggagatcactgagcaactaacccctTTCATTTCCATTAATCACTAagatattttgttaaaataaaagTTCTGAGTCATAACATCTGGGCTAAGGccagagattctgcatttctaataagctcccagATGCTGCTGTACTGCTGGTCAACAGACCACACTTTTTTGAGTATCAAGAGTCTGGAAGACATTGCAGAGAATATGTATGTAGTTTTAGAGCCAGAGTTTCGATTTCTCCTGCTCCCATACTTCCTGGCTGTATAACCTTAGACAAGTGattttacttctctgagcctgcttctgtcaccagtGGAATATAGTGAATAACAATAGCCAACACTTACTGAATGCTTACAATGTACCAGGAACTAATGATTCATATTCATCAACTTATGAATAGGACTTAAGTTAAACAACCTGACCAATGTGGGTACAAGAAACCCAGATCTTATTCTAGGTAGCTTGATTCAAGAACCTGGTGTTTAATCACTGTATAAGACTGCCTTTTCAGCAGAGTTCCCAGAGCCATGATGAGAATTTAACAATAACTGGTATTTAgctcatatttattgagcactcatATCCTCAAGACTCCAGTGTAAGCTCCCTTGGGAgcatattaactcatttatctTCACGGCAGACCTGGGAGGTAATATTTGCAATCCCATCTTACAGGTTTAAGAATAGGCACAAACAAGTTACACAGCCGAAGGTCAAACACCAGAGCGGTCAAGGTCGGAATCCAGGCGGTCTAACAGCTGAGCCCCGCGCTCTTCTGCCATCAGCCAGGAGAGGAGGTGGCCCCGGGCTCCGGAGACCAGACTTGAAGTCGCCAGGATGGGGGCACAGCCGCGCCCCTTCAGGGCGGTCTAACCGCCAGACCCGCTCGctcccaaagaaaacaaagtctccgTCTCCACTTAGCTTTCTGTACATCCCCGGGTGAAGTGCCCACACCCGGGGGCACACCATGAACAGGTGTCAGGGCTCTGGTGAAAATGACTGGCTAAACATCTTGAGAACTGACTTTTACACACACTAAAACTAACAGTCGCTCCGCGGCCCCCAAACTTGCCCAGCTCGCACAGGACCACTCCCTCCCGCAGCTGCATCCTGGGAGCCAAGGTCCCAATCAGGCCTCGGAATTCGTAGATTCGGCTCCGCCTACCTCCGGGCTCCACCCCAAAGGCCGCCTCTAATCTCATCTGCTCTCTAACACTGCCCTCTGGCGGCCGTTCCTCGGGTAGCCCGCTCCTTGAGCCCCTTCCGGGGCGGAACTTTCTCTTCCGGGTCGAGCGTCCGGGAAGTCGCACGTGTCTGTGGTGCCGCGGCTTTAACCCTTGTAGGAGGAGACGTTACTGGAACTGTCTCCCAGAGGTAGCGAGCCGAACCGGAGCCATGGAGGGCCAGAGCGTGGAGGAGCTGCTGGCAAAGGCGGAGCGGGACGAGGCAGAGAAGCTACAGCGCATCACGGTGCAGAAGGAATTGGAGCTGGAGTTCGACCTGGGTAATTTGCTGGCCTCTGACCGGAACCCCCCGACCGGGCTGCGGCACGCGGGACCCACACAGGAGGCCGAGCTGAGGGCCCTGGCGCGGGACAACACGCAGCTGCTCATCAACCAGCTGTGGCAGCTGCCTACCGAGCGCGTGGAGGAGGCGCTGGTGGCACGGCTGCCGGAACCCAGCACTCGTCTGCCGCGCGAGAAGCCGGTGCCCAGGCCGCGGCCGCTTACTCGCTGGCAGCAGTTTGCGCGCCTCAAGGGTATCCGTCCCAAGAAGAAAACCAATCTGGTGTGGGACGAGGTGAGCGGCCAGTGGCGCCGCCGCTGGGGCTACCAGCGCGCCCGCGACGACACCAAGGAGTGGCTGATCGAGGTGCCGGGCAATGCCGACCCCATGGAGGACCAGTTCGCCAAGCGGATTCAGGCTAAGAAGGAACGGGTGGCCAAGAACGAACTGAACCGGCTGCGTAACCTGGCCCGCGCGCACAAGATGCAGCTGCCCAGCGCGGCCGGCATGCACCCTACTGGACACCAGAGTAAGGAGGAGCTGGGCCGCGCCATGCAGGTGGCCAAGGTCTCCACTGCCTCTGTGGGGCGCTTCCAGGAGCGCCTGCCCAAGGAGAAGGCTCCCAGGGGCTCTGGCAAGAAGAGGAAGTTTCAGCCTCTTTTCGGGGACTTTGCGGCCGAGAGAAAGAGCCAGTTGGAGATGCTGCGAGTGATGAACAGCAAAAAGCCTCAGTTGGACATTACGAGGGCCACCAATAAGCAGATGAGAGAGGAGGACCAGGAGGAGGCGGCTAAGCGGAGGAAAATGAGTCAGAAGGGCAAGAGAAAGGGGGGCCGACAGGGTCCCGGGGGTAAGAGGAAAGGGGGCCCGCCCACccaaggaggaaagaggaaagggggTTTGGGAGGCAAGATGAATTCCGGACCTCCCGGCCTGAGTGGCAAGAGAAAAGGGGGGCAACACcaaggaggaaagaggaggaagtaAATTTCATCCTTGGACCTTCTCCTAAAACAAGAACTGTACTTAATGCTAAGTTCTAGATACAGTACCCAGATGCACAAGATTTGGCCACTGCCTTCATTGAGCTTGAGGTTAAAGGGCCAGGTTTACCCTCCTCTGAAGATGATATGTAAATGTTGGACTGGACAAATTAATGTATTTCCCATAACCAAAACTCTGGCTGGAGATTAAAGGTTGTATTTAAGAACATCTGAATTAAGGAAAGAATCTGTGAAAACTAGGAATGAGTTTTACTTTtaaacagccttttttttttctttctttaaactttGGATGGGGTTTAAGGGAGAGACTTAACAGCTGGTTTCTGCATTATTTTGATGACAAGTTTGTGTATTTATCAAAGCATGTGGGAACAGAAAGGTTACATTTTAAGTAAAACCAATGACCTGGATACCTGGTACagattattttcatttactttctaGAAAATATAGCAGTTAAATTATGATTTCAGCAAGACCACTTTTATTAGAAAAACTCATCCTGCTTTCGGTGTCAGATATAATACTGAAAGTGTGtctctttcaaaaacaaaatttgatGCTTTTCAACACTGAAAACATTAATTTACTGTAAATGATAAATTTGGGCTTCACTAAATAATGGTAATAATCCTcaatctcagttttttttttttagtgtttatttatttggctgtgctgggtcttagttgcagtatgtgggatctagttcccagactagggattgaacccaggtcccctgtattgggagtgtggaatcctggccactggaccaccagggaagtcctaatccTAATTTTATACTTAAATCTTTATCAGTATTTAtatcccagattttttttttttaagcttcaagTGGGATCTGtttggggaagagagaaagaaacctaCAAAATCCTTACTTGCAATATTACTACTATCTTTTGATTCATTTGTCAAattgacctgctgctgctgctaagtcacttcagtcgtgtccgactctgtgcgaccccatagaccgcagcccactaggcttcctggtccctgggattctccaggcaagaacactggagtgggttgccatttccttctccaatgcgtgaaagtgaaagtgaagtcgctcagtcgtgtccgactgttagcaaccccatggactgcagcccaccaggctcctccctccatgggattttccaggcaagagtactggagtagggtgccattgccttgagcTGATCTAATTAGCAGGTGAAACATTTACAGTTATCCTGGACGTCTCCCTAACAGATTTCAGTAACTAATCTTTGTAAAACTAAATACCTCCTGAAAAGGATTCACAGTATACAGATCTAGAATGGGGGGCTTTTCTGCTGTTGTTATTGCTCTGGGGAGCCACCCTACTCTTGCTTTTTGGTCGGACACCTGATAGGAAATTGAGAGTTTGTCTCATTTTTCCATTGTTGTCCAATTTTTATATGTTACTTCTAGGAATTGCTATGAAGACGAGATTAATTTCGATTTCATAATAGGTTACTAAAAACACAGATGTTCAACTTACTGCCTCATACCTTCTGACAAAGTTGAGCTGTGCCATCACTGATCATCGTTTCACTGGGGCCTGGAGCACTTGGTGCTGTAAACCCTCCCTTCTCATGTAACCATGGCAAGTTTTAACcgttgattaaaaaaagaaaacatggtatCCTGAACAGCTTCTTCCAAACCAAACCGTTTATAGAGCATTTAACACCTTTTAAATTCTTCTCAACTGTGGGATTTTCTGTTGTTTGCTTTGTTTGGGAATTTTTCTGGCTTTTGTTTTGTGACTTGATCTAGCAGTTACACACAAAACTAGTCTtgttaaaaaaaggggggggtgcAAAGTTCTTATTTACCgtcaaaacaaatttaaatgcaGTTGTGTTCGTTTATTCTGAAAATAGACTTAAAGCAAAAGAGCATTTTAAaggagcgggggtggggtgggggtcgcTGCCCTTGTTTCTCCCTCCCCCACGTCCTTGCCTTGTGAAATAGAGCGTTTTATGTAGACAGGAGAGCAGACCAAAACCCTACGGAGCAGTTCCCTGTATGGCAATTTCGAACGTGGACGATGAGACTTTGAGGCTGCGGCAGCCGTGGCTTCAACTAGTGGGAAAATGTTCCGCCGCCGAGCGCTGTGGCTGGGGTGGGCGGAGGAGAAGCGGAGGCCGGGATTGGCCGGCGGCGGAGGGGGCGTCGCCGCGGGAGGAAGACTCGGCTCAGCCATGGCCGCCGCTCGCGCCCGGGTAGTGCACTTGCTGAGGCTTCTGCAACGCGCAGCGTGAGTGCGGGGCCGGCCGGACGGGCGGGCAGGCAGGGGACCCTAGGGTGCGGCGGAGCCCCCGGGGAACGACCCGCCCGGGCCCGCGCGTTCTTCCTCGGATCATTTTCCGGGACGCGGTACCGCAGAGCGCGGCGGCCTGGACTCCGCTGTCAGTGTGCCAAGTAGCCAAGCAGCCAGACGCAGCCGCTTGTACTTCGCCTGATCTACCGTTGAAACTAAGGTCGAGAGAGGAGAGCTCCAGGTCCCAGTCGAGGCAGACAGCGGACAGCTTGGCCCAAGCTGTCCAAGACAAATGCATGTATCCAATCAGCACATACTGGGTGTATGGTAATGCACCAGAAACTattctaggtgctggggatacaaGGACAAGAGGCTTTAGATCAGTTTAAAGTTAGCAGAGAATTGCATGAGGGGGTAGCAGTAAAGTTAGGCATTGGTTCATTGGTAGCATTCTTGCCTTCCacgtgggaggcctgggttctgaTTCCTGGCCAATGCAATGTCCTTATGttggggcttccgaggtggcacagtggtaaagaaatctctGCCAGTGCTGacacaagagaggtgggtttgatccctgggtggggaagatcccctgaagaaggaaatggcaacctgctgcagtatttttgcttgggaaaatcccagggaccagtccatggagtcacgaagagtcggacatgacttagccactgagcacGTGCACAGGGATGAAAGGGGTCTGTGCAGAatgcagaggacagaggatgcaggagagggagggatgtgAAGACTGAGGTGAAccgcaaagggactcagccacacacatacatgtatacattctcccccaaactccccttccatccaggttgccacataacattgagcagagttctatgtACTTGTTATATgttagatccttgttggttatcctttttaaatacagcagtgtgtacatgtcaatcccaaactgggttgtggtgggggaagggggtggtggGATCGGGGGTGAGGGGGTTGATGATGCAGGAGAGCAAAGGAAGaactgttcgtagtgatgttttgaGAAGCTGAGCAGAGCTGAGATTTAGTATGCAGGGAAGAGGTTGGCCTTTGCTAAGATATGGCCAGTTTATCAGTGATACCAGGAAGGAAGTCAAAATAATTATGCCAGACCCAGAAGGTGTGTAGATGAGAGCCTGGCTATAACTTTGCAGAGTTCAGGAGGCCAAGGAAATGAAGTCAGCAGGATGTGAGTGAGGAAGAGAGAAACCAGAGGGTGAGCAagccagaggggagaggagggtgagAATTTTAAGCATGAAACTCTTAACTATGATGACAAGGATCAAATAAGGGGAAGGCTGGGACATACGGGACAGATGGAGGTCCAAAGAAGGCAATAGGGGGTGGGATTCAGACCACAATTGAGGAGTAGAAATGATGAATTGAGGTAGCCTGAGAGCTTGGAAATTATATAACAAAAAGAGAAGCAGAGTATCCTCCCACAGTGTcgaattttccttctctttgagcCCCTCTTCTTTTCCTGGAGGGGCATAAAGCAGCGAAGGACCTAGAAGGTAATGCCAAGTGAAGGACAACCCTGGGACCCTGCATTATTCGGTTTTCTCCGAGGGAGCCTGCAGATGGCTCAGGCTCTCCGGGATACTCCAGGAGAAACCCTTACACGTGGCGCTTTCCGCCGCGCCCACCAGATGGCAATCTCTACTCACTCTGGCGACTCACACCCGACCACGCCCGTGTTCACTTAATTCAGTTTTTGAGATCTTGACCATCATTGAGTTTAacgcttttccttccttcccctttcccttctgccCTCTCCCCTCTCAGATGTTTTCAGTCCAAGTCTGCAGTCGGCGGGGGGCGGAGCGGGGTATGCACGTGCTTACCTGCGGGACCCACCAGGAAAGGGTCCCGTGGGCAATAGAAACACAAACCCTTTTGCGAAGCTCAATCGATGGCGGTCGACAGAACAGGAAGCCAGAGAAGGGTCTGACCAAGGGCTAGGAGGCGACCAGGATGTGAAAGTCAAGAGAGGGAACCTCTAGAAAGAGTAGCACATGGGATATCTGCAGAGGAGCGGACTGAGGTGAGAGATTggggagaagaaggtgacaggTGTGATCTCGGTTTAGGGGGACACGGAGGGAGGGTCCGGGGAGGGGACGAAATCCTGGAGCCGAGAAAGGCCGGAGGCGCCACGTGGTGACCAGAGGGGGCCTGCCGGCCACTGAGGGCT contains these protein-coding regions:
- the RRS1 gene encoding ribosome biogenesis regulatory protein homolog, whose translation is MEGQSVEELLAKAERDEAEKLQRITVQKELELEFDLGNLLASDRNPPTGLRHAGPTQEAELRALARDNTQLLINQLWQLPTERVEEALVARLPEPSTRLPREKPVPRPRPLTRWQQFARLKGIRPKKKTNLVWDEVSGQWRRRWGYQRARDDTKEWLIEVPGNADPMEDQFAKRIQAKKERVAKNELNRLRNLARAHKMQLPSAAGMHPTGHQSKEELGRAMQVAKVSTASVGRFQERLPKEKAPRGSGKKRKFQPLFGDFAAERKSQLEMLRVMNSKKPQLDITRATNKQMREEDQEEAAKRRKMSQKGKRKGGRQGPGGKRKGGPPTQGGKRKGGLGGKMNSGPPGLSGKRKGGQHQGGKRRK